In the Caballeronia sp. LZ062 genome, one interval contains:
- a CDS encoding DUF4148 domain-containing protein, with translation MFKSIVPAIVIASALAAPAFAHADENGALTRAEVKAQLVELQRAGYNPASDQTTYPANIQAAEARLNATQGVAASSFGGSAEGASASGRANRAVIDVNPVDFNRP, from the coding sequence ATGTTCAAGTCCATCGTTCCCGCTATTGTCATCGCTTCCGCGCTTGCCGCTCCGGCGTTCGCCCATGCGGACGAGAACGGCGCGCTGACCCGCGCCGAAGTGAAGGCCCAGCTGGTTGAGTTGCAGCGCGCAGGCTACAACCCCGCCAGCGATCAAACCACCTACCCGGCCAACATTCAGGCCGCCGAGGCTCGCCTCAACGCTACGCAAGGCGTCGCGGCCAGCTCGTTCGGCGGCTCGGCCGAGGGCGCGTCAGCGTCGGGCCGCGCCAATCGCGCGGTGATCGACGTCAATCCGGTCGATTTCAATCGCCCGTAA
- a CDS encoding PHB depolymerase family esterase — protein sequence MKLNEGFLDSMKEAFQLFQNGSSDAATEVVKRAMRGEPSHAEPATHGTRGSGLSGLTERFTAPARAPRATPEADVEDRGHFSTRRYANAAGQREYKLYVPSGYRDEPLPLVVMLHGCTQNADDFAAGTRMNALAETQQCIVAYPVQPQGANASKCWNWFKPSDQQRDTGEPSLIAGITRDIMATHNVDARRVYVAGLSAGGAMAAIMAQRYPDLYAAAGVHSGLPAGRAHDLPSALALMRGGEGKPASSGAARCPLIVFHGDADATVHYANARRLVEGMHPSGPGRRVAGAREHTIEHFVSPDGVRAELWTLHGAPHAWSGGSPRGTYTDPSGPDASAEMLRFFLAHPKD from the coding sequence ATGAAACTGAACGAAGGTTTTCTCGACTCGATGAAAGAGGCTTTTCAGCTCTTTCAGAACGGCAGCAGCGACGCCGCCACGGAGGTCGTCAAGCGCGCGATGCGCGGCGAGCCCTCTCACGCAGAACCCGCTACGCATGGAACGCGCGGCAGCGGGCTCTCAGGCCTCACGGAACGCTTCACGGCCCCCGCTCGCGCGCCTCGCGCAACGCCCGAGGCCGACGTGGAAGATCGCGGGCATTTCAGCACGCGCCGCTACGCGAATGCCGCCGGTCAGCGCGAGTACAAGCTGTATGTGCCGAGCGGTTATCGCGATGAACCGCTGCCGCTCGTCGTGATGCTGCACGGCTGCACGCAGAACGCCGACGATTTCGCCGCCGGCACGCGGATGAACGCGCTCGCCGAGACGCAGCAGTGCATCGTCGCGTATCCGGTTCAGCCGCAAGGCGCGAATGCATCGAAATGCTGGAACTGGTTTAAGCCGTCGGACCAGCAGCGCGATACGGGCGAGCCGTCGCTCATCGCGGGCATCACGCGCGACATCATGGCGACGCACAACGTGGACGCCAGGCGCGTTTACGTCGCAGGATTGTCGGCAGGCGGCGCAATGGCCGCGATCATGGCGCAACGCTATCCCGATCTTTATGCGGCGGCGGGCGTTCACTCGGGTCTTCCTGCGGGGCGCGCGCACGATCTGCCGTCCGCACTCGCGCTCATGCGCGGCGGCGAAGGAAAGCCTGCATCGTCGGGCGCGGCGCGTTGTCCGCTGATCGTGTTCCACGGCGATGCCGACGCCACGGTGCATTACGCCAACGCGCGCAGACTCGTCGAGGGGATGCATCCGAGCGGTCCGGGACGGCGCGTCGCGGGTGCGCGCGAGCACACGATCGAGCATTTCGTTTCGCCCGATGGCGTGCGCGCGGAGCTATGGACGCTTCACGGCGCACCGCACGCGTGGTCCGGCGGCAGCCCGCGCGGAACTTACACCGACCCGAGCGGGCCTGACGCCAGCGCCGAGATGTTGCGTTTTTTTCTTGCGCATCCGAAGGACTGA
- a CDS encoding DUF2242 domain-containing protein produces MLIPSSLRLAFVSLGLLALAACGGRAATTPSYQQELFNTGASPYAHNFDATVKETCEAARRALLSQGFLTTMAQADSVDATKNFQPSAETHVVVSFHVVCTPGENAMNQSIAYVNAVQDGYALKKSDTSASVGLSVLGSLSLPIRSNSDAMVKISSETVPAGKFYDRFFGLMGHYLSTVPRSSPIASDEVESKPLAPSLIVASPELTPTPIVVQAPAAAATAIQTPEAAAASKQEAQAAANAVTASAPVAASAVLH; encoded by the coding sequence ATGCTTATCCCGTCGTCGTTGCGCCTTGCTTTCGTTTCCCTGGGTCTTCTCGCGCTTGCTGCCTGCGGCGGCCGCGCCGCCACCACGCCCAGCTATCAGCAGGAGCTTTTCAACACCGGCGCGAGCCCCTACGCGCATAACTTCGACGCCACCGTCAAGGAAACCTGCGAGGCGGCACGCCGCGCGCTGCTGTCGCAGGGCTTTCTGACGACGATGGCGCAGGCCGACAGCGTCGATGCCACCAAAAACTTCCAGCCGTCCGCCGAGACGCACGTGGTCGTCTCGTTCCACGTCGTCTGCACGCCCGGCGAGAACGCGATGAACCAGAGCATTGCCTACGTGAACGCGGTACAGGACGGCTATGCCCTCAAAAAGAGCGATACGTCCGCGAGCGTCGGCCTGAGCGTGCTCGGCTCGCTTTCGCTGCCGATCCGCTCGAATAGCGACGCGATGGTCAAGATTTCCAGCGAGACCGTGCCGGCCGGCAAGTTCTATGACCGCTTCTTCGGCTTGATGGGCCACTATCTCTCGACGGTGCCGCGCAGTTCGCCCATTGCGTCCGATGAAGTCGAGAGCAAGCCGCTCGCGCCCTCGCTGATCGTCGCTTCGCCAGAGCTGACGCCCACGCCTATCGTCGTGCAGGCGCCCGCCGCAGCCGCGACCGCAATCCAGACGCCGGAGGCCGCCGCCGCCTCGAAGCAGGAGGCGCAGGCCGCTGCCAATGCGGTGACGGCGTCCGCGCCAGTGGCGGCGTCGGCGGTGTTGCATTGA
- a CDS encoding SDR family oxidoreductase, with product MSQKKVAIVTGASQGIGEGIVNGFRARGYGVVATSRSIQPSADPDLVTVAGDIGDPETGKRLVAAALDRFGRIDTLVNNAGIFIGKPFTEYTEEDYRLKVKTNLDGFFFTTQRVIPVMLEQGSGHVVQITASTAEFASSRSPAFIAMLTKGGMNAATKSMAIEYAARGIRVNAVAPGVIRTPMHDPAMVEKLAAFHPMNKLGEVEDIVRGVLYLEDAAFTTGEILHVDGGLIAGR from the coding sequence ATGAGCCAGAAGAAAGTAGCCATTGTCACCGGCGCTTCGCAGGGCATCGGCGAAGGCATCGTCAACGGTTTCCGCGCCCGAGGCTACGGCGTTGTCGCCACGTCGCGCTCGATTCAGCCTTCAGCCGATCCGGACCTCGTGACCGTCGCGGGCGACATCGGCGACCCCGAGACGGGCAAGCGTCTGGTCGCGGCAGCTCTCGACCGATTCGGCCGCATCGATACGCTGGTGAACAACGCGGGCATCTTCATCGGCAAGCCGTTCACCGAATATACCGAAGAAGATTACCGGCTCAAGGTGAAGACCAACCTCGACGGCTTTTTCTTTACCACCCAGCGAGTCATACCGGTAATGCTCGAGCAGGGCAGCGGCCATGTCGTCCAGATCACGGCGTCGACGGCGGAATTCGCCAGTTCGCGCTCGCCCGCCTTCATCGCCATGTTGACGAAGGGCGGGATGAACGCCGCGACCAAGAGCATGGCGATCGAGTACGCCGCGCGCGGCATTCGCGTGAACGCCGTGGCGCCGGGCGTCATCCGCACGCCGATGCACGATCCGGCCATGGTGGAGAAGCTGGCCGCCTTTCATCCCATGAACAAGCTCGGCGAGGTGGAGGATATCGTCCGGGGAGTGCTGTATCTCGAGGACGCCGCCTTTACGACGGGCGAGATCCTTCACGTCGATGGCGGCCTTATCGCCGGTCGTTGA
- a CDS encoding IclR family transcriptional regulator produces MSDDSRTTATRRRRVPAKKAGGDSADPSASSLYVQSVEKAMKVLTAFDGTKRQLSLSEIASLTGFDMSATQRFTYTLSALGYLFKDPDSRKYELSPRLLDFTYHYLTSNQLVSRATPYLQQLGSETEEATNLTVLDDTDIVFVLRIVSRNVFNAHVITGSRLPAYCTAPGLAILATLDDGDIDDILSRSNLVQYTASTVHQPRKIKERITQIRKQGYAHTEDEYFVSDISTAAAITNAHGRGIGAVNIAVARSRWKADRDERRVADLVISTASAISTRRRID; encoded by the coding sequence GCGCCGAGTGCCCGCAAAGAAGGCGGGCGGTGATTCGGCGGACCCGAGCGCATCTTCGCTCTATGTGCAGTCCGTCGAAAAGGCGATGAAAGTGCTCACGGCCTTCGACGGCACCAAGCGGCAACTGTCGCTGTCGGAGATCGCGTCGCTGACGGGCTTCGATATGAGCGCCACGCAGCGCTTTACCTATACGCTCAGCGCGCTCGGCTATCTCTTCAAGGACCCGGACAGCCGCAAGTACGAGCTGTCGCCGCGCCTGCTCGACTTCACTTACCACTATCTGACGTCCAATCAGCTCGTGAGCCGCGCGACGCCTTATCTTCAGCAACTCGGCTCGGAGACCGAAGAGGCGACGAACCTCACCGTGCTCGACGACACGGATATTGTCTTCGTTTTGCGCATCGTGAGCCGCAACGTGTTCAACGCGCATGTGATCACCGGCTCGCGCTTGCCGGCTTATTGCACCGCGCCGGGCCTCGCCATTCTCGCGACTCTCGACGACGGCGATATCGACGATATTCTGTCGCGCTCGAATCTCGTGCAGTACACGGCATCGACGGTGCATCAGCCGCGCAAGATCAAGGAGCGCATCACGCAGATCCGCAAGCAGGGCTACGCGCACACGGAGGACGAATACTTCGTGAGCGACATCTCGACGGCTGCGGCGATCACCAACGCGCACGGACGCGGCATTGGCGCGGTGAACATCGCCGTGGCGCGCTCGCGGTGGAAGGCGGACCGCGATGAACGCCGCGTCGCCGATCTCGTCATCTCGACGGCCTCGGCCATTTCGACGCGCAGACGGATCGATTAG
- a CDS encoding CopG family transcriptional regulator, translating to MATQLPDTSRPKAGDTEKITINLGPVDLGQIDLLVEEGFYSNRTDLIRTAIRNQLAVHASVVRETATRRALVLGLQYFSKQDLEAVRAANERLKIQVLGLASIAADVSPELALATIESILIRGALHATPAVKAALADRIR from the coding sequence ATGGCGACTCAACTCCCAGACACTTCCCGCCCGAAAGCCGGCGACACCGAGAAGATCACGATCAACCTGGGCCCCGTGGACTTGGGCCAGATCGATCTGCTCGTCGAAGAAGGCTTCTACTCAAACCGCACCGACTTGATCCGCACGGCGATCCGCAACCAGCTCGCGGTGCACGCGTCCGTCGTCAGGGAAACGGCGACCCGGCGTGCGCTCGTGCTGGGGCTTCAGTACTTCTCGAAACAGGACCTCGAAGCGGTACGCGCGGCCAACGAACGGCTGAAGATTCAGGTGCTGGGCCTCGCCAGCATCGCCGCCGACGTCTCGCCCGAACTCGCACTCGCCACCATCGAATCCATTTTGATTCGAGGTGCCCTTCACGCAACGCCCGCCGTCAAGGCGGCGCTTGCAGATCGAATCCGCTGA
- a CDS encoding LysR family transcriptional regulator has product MTDKKRTELDWQDMRIFLALGRYRSLSAAARALRVNHATVARRVQSLEESVGQKLVERRPEGYVLTPAGNRALQVAAEMETAAQTMKHAQASDGELSVRGLVRINAPPALCQGFLLARLTQITESYPGIDIDVATNLRSVSLDRHKADIAVRVGRLVDADLIAKSLGRMAFGFYGATAQCERAERGEAPVFVSFNEESADMPGTDWLTQHFPHSRVSFRAENHILQAIAARDGAGLALLPHYLARGLPGLRLCELGPLPPPRDMWLLIRRQDRNVPTIRAVMQHLVEAFEESATLFDA; this is encoded by the coding sequence ATGACTGATAAAAAACGCACAGAACTCGACTGGCAGGACATGCGGATCTTTCTGGCGCTGGGGCGCTATCGGAGCCTCTCTGCTGCGGCCCGCGCGCTGCGGGTCAATCATGCGACCGTCGCGCGCCGCGTCCAGTCTCTCGAGGAGAGCGTCGGTCAGAAGCTCGTCGAGCGCCGGCCGGAAGGCTATGTGCTGACACCTGCGGGAAACCGTGCCTTGCAGGTTGCAGCAGAGATGGAGACCGCGGCGCAGACAATGAAGCATGCGCAGGCAAGCGATGGCGAGCTCAGTGTCCGGGGCCTGGTGCGCATAAATGCACCGCCCGCGCTATGTCAGGGTTTTCTCCTCGCCCGCCTCACGCAGATCACCGAGTCGTATCCCGGTATCGACATCGATGTTGCGACGAATCTTCGTTCCGTCAGTCTCGATCGTCACAAAGCGGATATCGCCGTGCGCGTAGGGCGCCTCGTCGACGCGGACCTTATCGCGAAGTCACTCGGTCGCATGGCGTTCGGCTTCTATGGCGCGACGGCGCAGTGCGAACGGGCCGAACGCGGAGAGGCACCCGTGTTCGTGAGTTTCAACGAGGAAAGCGCCGACATGCCGGGCACGGACTGGCTGACACAGCATTTCCCTCACTCGCGCGTTTCCTTTCGTGCCGAGAATCACATCTTGCAGGCGATCGCGGCGCGAGACGGTGCGGGTCTGGCGTTGCTTCCGCATTATCTGGCTCGGGGTCTGCCAGGACTCAGGCTGTGCGAGTTAGGACCGTTGCCTCCGCCGCGCGACATGTGGCTGCTCATACGCAGGCAGGACCGGAACGTGCCGACCATACGCGCGGTGATGCAGCACTTGGTCGAAGCATTCGAGGAGAGCGCAACGCTTTTCGACGCTTGA
- a CDS encoding BON domain-containing protein: MKVVDMLKALGVVVCVAVASSAYAQSSDAAATTSTESAAPTKAQKSATKKTDRKLGYAVRRALSKAQGFDVSNVYVRARGGAVTLTGTVPEGAQISQAEEVAKGVSGVQSVSNKLTLSPQNGGK; this comes from the coding sequence ATGAAAGTTGTCGATATGTTGAAGGCGCTGGGCGTCGTGGTGTGCGTGGCGGTCGCGTCGAGCGCCTATGCGCAGTCGAGCGATGCGGCGGCGACCACCAGTACCGAATCCGCCGCGCCGACCAAGGCGCAAAAGTCCGCGACCAAGAAGACGGATCGCAAGCTCGGCTACGCCGTGCGCCGCGCGCTGTCGAAGGCGCAGGGCTTCGATGTGTCGAATGTGTACGTCCGCGCACGCGGCGGCGCGGTCACGCTGACCGGCACCGTGCCGGAAGGCGCGCAGATCTCGCAGGCCGAAGAAGTGGCGAAGGGCGTTTCGGGCGTGCAGTCGGTATCGAACAAGCTCACGCTGAGCCCGCAGAACGGCGGGAAGTAA